A region of the Silene latifolia isolate original U9 population chromosome 9, ASM4854445v1, whole genome shotgun sequence genome:
GGTTGAATGTTGAATGAATTGGGGAAGAATGAGTGAAGAACTCGTGCGAAAATTAGATGAATCGAGCAGAATTCcagaaactcgcacggtgcgagtttgggCTTCAAGAAAGTCGCACCGTGCGACTTTGCTTCTGTATGTTGATTTTTTGTTGCTTAATTCTTCACTTTAGCAAATTCTTTTACccatcattctttctttctttcttcacaTATGCCCTTGAGTTGATATCCTAACACTAAAACACACATTAAACCATTCTAATATGCCAAAAACATTGGTGAAAATGCAAATGATTTAATTTATTATGCAAAAAGTAAAGGATGcaataaatttaaacatgcaaaatgcaatataaacaatgcaatatgacaaatgcaatataaacaatgcaatgcggaatttaaatatgcaagggaaagaaatatttacaaacttttgccgtttatttaacgtcgatggctcgacaaagttgcACTTTCATCAATTTGAGTAAATTGGATCAACAAGATGGAGTGTTTCCACTTCACCCACTTCAATTCCTTCATAATAATGCTTTAACCTTTGCCCATTCACTTTCAAAACTTTCCCGGTCTTCAAACATTTGATTTCAATTGCTCCATGTGGGAAGACACGAACCACTTCATATGGTCCCATCCACCTAGACCTCAATTTACCGGAGAAAAGTCTAAGTCGATTTTGGAAAAGTAAGACTTTCTCTCCCACTTGAAACACTCTTCTTGAAATCATATTGTCATGCCATGCTCTTGTTCTTGCCTTGTAAATGGAAGCATTCTCATAAGCATCATTCCGGATTTCTTCCAACTCTTGTAATTGAAGTTTCCTATGAAGACCCGCTTCATCCAATTGCAAATTGAACGACTTGACCGCCCAATAAGCTCGATGCTCTACCTCCACGGgtagatgacatgatttcccaaaaagtaagcggtaaggtgacatcccgattggcgttttgtAAGCCGTGCGATAGGCCCACAAGGCATCATCTAACCTCAAGCTCCAATCCTTGCGGTCGggattcaccgtcttctcaagaatAGCCTTGATCTCCCTATTAGAAACCTCGGCTTGACCGTTGGTTTGAGGGTGATAGGCGGTTGAGACCTTATGAAGTACCCCATACTTTTTGAGAAGAGCACCAATGGCTTTGTTGCAAAAGTGAGTGCCCCGGTCACTTATCAAAGCTTTTGGAAAACCAAACCGAGAAAAGATGTTGGTTTTGATGAATTCTCCAACCACCTTTGCATCATCGGTCTTGGTGGCCTTAGCCTCCACCCACTTGGAGACATAATCCACCGCCAAAAGTATATAAACATTACCACAAGAGGCGGGAAATGGTCCCATGAAGTCAATACCCCACACATCAAATATTTCACAATAGATCATGGGTGTTTGGGGCATTTCTCCTCTTTTTGAAATATTACCAACtctttggcatctatcacaagtCTTCACTATGGCATGAGCATCTCGGAATAGTGTGGGCCAAAAGAAACCGCTATCCAACACCCTTCTAGCCGTTTTCTTGGCTCCAAAATGCCCGCCACAAGCATATTCGTGACTAAACTGGAGAATTGACATGATTTCGGTGTCCGGCACACACCTCCTTATCACTTGATCGGCACAAAATTtccacaaataaggatcatcccacacATAGTACTTGGAATCACTCTTGATCTTGTCTTTTTGATGTCGAGTCAAACCCGGTGGAAATTTGCCCAAGACCAAGTAATTCACTATATGTGCGTACCAAGGTTCGGTAGACATCAAGGCAAGAAGGGCTTCATCCGGGAAGGTCTCCTTTATTGAGCTTTGTGGTACCAAGGAGTCTTCTTGGATGATTCTACTAAGATGATCCGCCACCGTGTTGGTGGAGCCTTTCTTGTCCTTAAGTTCAACGTCAAACTCACTCAAGAGTAGTACCCATCTCATCAAACGGGGCTTGGATTCTTTCTTTGAGACAAGATGCCTCAAAGCGGCATGATCCGTGAAGATGATGACCTTGGCTCCAAGAATATAAGATCGGAATTTCTCTAAGGCAAACACCACCGCAAGAAATTCTTTCTCGGTAGTTGTATAGTTCCTTTGAGCTTCATTCATCATTGTCGATGCATATTGAATAACATGAGGTGCTCTTCCCACCCTTTGGCCAagtaccgcgccaagggcataattgcttgcatccgacatgatctcaaacggttcattccaattgggaggttgaattataggtgccgaaataagcttctccttgagcatatcaaaagctcccttgcattcttcactcatgacaaattcacaatccttttgaagtagcttgcatagaggagcggcgatcttggagaaatccttaatgaaacgccggtagaaCCCGGCATGACCTAGGAAAGACCTCACTTcacgcacattagtaggataaggcaaggtgcgaatggtatcgacctttgccttatcaacctCAATTCCCCTAGAGGAAACAACATGTCCCAACACTATTCCTTCatcaaccatgaaatgacatttctCATGGTTGAGAACGAGATTGGTATCAATACACCTCTTTAAGACCCAAGTAAGATGACTCAAACAATCCTCAAAAGATTGACCATGGACggtgaaatcatccatgaatacctcaataaagtcctcaacatggtccgaaaagatactcatcatacacctttggaacgtCCCCGGGGCATTGCAAAGGCCAAAGGGCATCTTTCTATAGGCAAACGTTCCAAAGGGGCATGTGaaggttgtttttgtttggtcctcgggtgcgattgggatttgaaaataccccgagtagccatccaaaaagcaataaaaggcctttcccgctaacctctccaacatttgatccatgaagggaagcgggaaatgatcttttcgggtcacggcgttgagcctacggtagtcgatacataccctccacccattttgaactcGAGTGGGGGTCAAAACACCTTCATCATTCTCGACTACCGTTAGCCCGGATTTCTTTGGGACAACTTGGGTTGGACTAACCCATTGACTATCGGATATAGGATAGATCATACCTACATGAAGGAGCTTGAGTACCTCCTTCTTCACAACATCCATCATTGGAGGATTCAAACGTCTTTGTGGTTGTCTAACGGGCTTTGCTTCATCTTCAAGAAGAATTCGGTGCATGCATAAGGTGGGACTAATGCCTTTGATGTCGGCCATTGTCCACCCAATTGCTTCCTTGTGTTGCTTAAGAACTCGGATGAGAGCCTCTTCTTGCTCCTtagtaagcttgcttgaaataattaccggtaaagtttcttcatttcctAGAAATGCATACTTCAAGTGGCTTGGTAAGGGCTTCAATTCAACAGTAGGAGGCTTGACAATAGAGGGAACAGGTTTCTCCTTTGGTAGCTCTTCTAACaatttggaagaaaggaagaaaatttCCTGGACAGGGCataactcgcacggtgcgagtttcccatccccagaactcgcacggtgcgattTCTCTGCTGTAGTCcggatttcttccttttcttcccattcttccatTGGGGGATTTTCCTCTAAGTCCTTGATTGTTTCCTGCACATCACAAGACAAAGCATACCCCGTATCTTCTCCAACCAATCCATTAGTCAAAACAACATTTAATGGATCAACTTTGCACAATTCATACACGGTTTGCACAATTGGctcaaaaatttcaagaaaacacAAAGATGAAGTCTCGGACGGGTATTTCATGGCCTCATTATGCTATACTCAATCTTTTCCCCCTCAAATTCCATTGTGAGGCGGCCACTAGATACATCAATCTTGGTATTAgaagttctcatgaaaggccttcccAATAGAATGGGAGTGGAGCCTTTCTCGGGTTCCATTTCAATCACATAGAAGTCGGCGGGGAAAAGCATTCCCCCCACCTTCACCAAGACATCCTCCACAACCCCTTTAGGATAGATATTGGACCTATCGGCCAAAGAAATGACCGTACGAGTCGGTTTCAAAGGTCCTAACACTACTACAAGAACCCTTTACTACATCGGAGTTTTAGGGTCATGGACATGGGATAGTGCTCCGATGTAGAGTTCGGTCATGTCCTTATGGTAGTAATGCACATCGGATTTACAACCGATGTCCATTTttggatggacatcggatttctTATATATCCCATGTCAATTATTGTTGATACACATCAGATTTTACTCATAATCCCATGTCCTTTACTTGGATGGACATCGAATTTCTTATATATCCCATGTCCATTATTATTGATACACATAAGATTTTACTCATAATCCCATGTCCTTTACAATCTTGTACATCAGTTACTTTCCAAATCTGATGTCCTTTAGTACCCATACACATCAGAGTTTTTCCAAAACTTCATGTGTTTTAGAAACGGTTTACATCCAATTTCCTGCTGAACCGATGtccattattttgtcaattttttaaaaaaaaaattggaaatggTACTTCTAATGCAAATGAACTGTTAATCCAAAACAGAGGCCATTCATAAATGGCAAACCATATTCCATTCATAGATGGCTTACCCAAATTGGAGGCCATTCAACCAAACATATCAAATTCATACCAAATTTTGACAAACGTTGTTCGTCATACATTGTTTGAATTCAAGCAGCTAATTTAAACAATCCAACAAAGGTTTCGTAATACGTTTCTTACGACAACAAAACATGGCCTTCAAGATCCCGAGACAAACAGAGTTTTTAATCAAACTAATAGATTACTACTACAACTAGGCATTCGAAAATAGTTCGCCCACAAGTCCCGAACTTCATCGATTTCATCTTGTGAATATGCCATTTTGTCTTGAAAAACCTGAAAATCATGCACATGACGACGTCTTATATAATACCACAAATACTAAAACAAATTTGAAGCTCAATAATGGGATTTTATGGTAGTAAAACTTGGCAAGGCGACAACAAGCAGGCCATCATAGGCTATCATAGTTACTGTTGATCAGGCAAGGGGGTAAACATTACTTGAAAACATTATACAAGAGTTTTAAAATTTCGGGTAATCTGACCTCATCGATAGCTTTCGTCGGGTCTGAACGAGTCACAATTTCCAGCATGTACCTCATTATGTAGTACGCGCATTCTGTATCACCTTCTTGACGAGCACACTAAAACAAAGATGTCGGCAAATTAAAGCAACCATTTTTTGCTATTTAAACGTAATAAAACAAGTAGACATCTGATATAGTAATGAACTTACATTAATTTTCAGCCATTGCGGTGTTTGAGAACTCTTTCTTGCCCCACCGTTGTAGCCGTACACTCGTATAGCTCTATATAAGGTTTCCAATAAATAATTGTCAGCGAATATAGTTCGAAATGGACATTCAGCGAACATTGTGCATGCATAATAACTATCAAGTTCAACTTACGTATTAATGTAGGTTCTTAACTTTGAAGGCACTGAATTTCCCGTTGAATCAAACCAAAGTACTTGATTACGATCAACAACGTCAAATACAAGGAGCATCCAATGATCCCTGTGAATAATTTGTAATTTATTACATAATAATCAATAATCAAACTGTTGATACATTTTTTAATACGAGGCGGTAAGGCTGAGTACTTACTTAAAAACATATGGAGCGaagtaaatttttttttcaagGCTTGCATCCTTGTAGAGATAAGTGTTATTGCATCATCTTGAGCATGGCCTAATAATGAAGTCACTTCTGGACATAAGAACCCATACGTTTTGATGTCACAGACGCTAAACAAGTACCTATAACAATaaacatacaagtataaccaaaATTGTAAGATAAAATCAATGACCAATGTCAAACTAAATATATGAGATGCAATTTTAAATCCGGAGTCATTACATACCCAAGAAAAGTCTGAATGACTGGAAGGGAAAGCTTCTCCATGTTCAATAGTGCGATAATGTCGTCCTTGGCTAGGCGCAGCGTTCGCTTAGATCCTAAGACATCCTCGGTCAAGTAGACATCGATTACTTGAGTATCGCCCATCATACTGACTACCTTGGACATTAATCGTCTGGACTCAAATTTTTGGTCCAAAAGAGTTTTCAAGTTGTTGTTTGATCTTGCCACTGACTGATCAATTGTTCTACTCTTACCACTTTCTACCTTTTTTGACTTAGGACTCTCAATTGTCTTTCGCTTTTTGCATTTTGAGTTTTTGTCTGACTTTGCCTCTGTCTCTGCCTCACGTTTCTTCTGAGATTCCTGAAGAAAAATGGAGAAGCTATAATTACCACTTTCATATCTTTGAAATACTTATGCAATTTTCAATTAAGTATGACTTTCATACCTGGCAGCGCAAAGTGATTAAATTCTTCGGCCAAAGAAGAAATGAACCAATTGCATCACCAACAGTAGCAAAATCATCAGTTGGTACAGGTAATGGTATGTCGTCCATATCTTCCATGATAACGTAAACGCATACCCTTAAATTTTCTACTCCAATTGGTGTACCGTGACATACTGATGCCTTCTCAGTGGTCTTGAATACTCGTCCATTTGCCACCTTCTTCAAGTCAGCATTATCTTGCACAGATAGCTCGCACTCAAATCCACGAGGAACAATAATGACAAACAATGAGCATTACTAcaatattaactactct
Encoded here:
- the LOC141602061 gene encoding uncharacterized protein LOC141602061, whose protein sequence is MLLVFDVVDRNQVLWFDSTGNSVPSKLRTYINTAIRVYGYNGGARKSSQTPQWLKINCARQEGDTECAYYIMRYMLEIVTRSDPTKAIDEVFQDKMAYSQDEIDEVRDLWANYFRMPSCSSNLLV